One window from the genome of Aricia agestis chromosome 6, ilAriAges1.1, whole genome shotgun sequence encodes:
- the LOC121727652 gene encoding transcriptional repressor p66-alpha isoform X8 has protein sequence MDVDDSAVDLSVRSLPPELSELRALTASGLTITPAQPPPPGSSGKRVLRPRTDQRTYAESPDIVLLPAAPPHRKPLVPVTAPFADVSSKLNSGSVNVSITASSTTVLPPESPRDPADEEESDDENEPPLPITGHRELSSAEIWERERRLRALREKLRAEETRFVLLRKLRQSQQAATLPPAKEGAALNASAGTALAGSGCVVPPGVTVTPAPPPAHQHPKRNNSSSSVLSSNSSSRRSANLPGGATLTPGYRSQGSSSGGASITPSVTITPAPPPASQLPAPKASSRSSEDTQTPAQRQAAAKLALRKQLEKTLLQIPPPKPPPPEMNFIPSPSNTDFVYLVGLEHVVDYLTNEDRMPRSSVPAVCAQCGSDFTPVWRWERGSGRRADATFALAPAARRLCELCVSGNVKRALKAEHTARLKTAFVRALQQEQEIERRLAAPDSPAPAPPPAHAPHAHAHTPHTTHTTHAPHAHRNTSSAQIPSRNTRTPAPAPITTTKQPAPSASRSSLSSEPLRAHHSERPRDSGEAPAKKGKGSSSSTTSQGSNSKQHQQLAAAAAAQMAFEQQSAAAMQALQHQLLRGLSGAGGSGGVSPAAAAAAMMQFSPLLYTYQLAMAQASALAGKGSSGSGGAAMAAEMQRVAEAQRQYLLDMIPGQHSRNPWTKN, from the exons ATGGACGTAGACGACTCCGCTGTCGATCTCAGCGTCAG GTCTCTACCTCCTGAGTTGAGTGAACTACGAGCACTGACAGCGAGTGGACTTACTATCACCCCTGCTCAGCCCCCGCCTCCT GGCTCCAGTGGCAAGAGGGTGCTGCGACCTCGCACAGATCAACGCACGTATGCTGAGAGCCCAGACATAGTTCTGTTGCCTGCTGCCCCACCGCACCGAAAACCTTTGGTGCCTGTCACTGCACCATTTGCAG ATGTGAGCAGCAAACTAAACTCTGGATCAGTAAATGTGTCTATAACAGCGAGCTCGACTACGGTGCTGCCGCCTGAGTCACCGAGGGATCCAGCAGATGAAGAGGAATCTGATGATGAGAATGAACCTCCATTGCCTATTACAGGACACAGG GAGCTGTCGAGCGCTGAGATATGGGAGCGCGAGCGGCGGCTGCGCGCGCTGCGGGAGAAGCTGCGCGCGGAGGAGACGCGCTTCGTGCTGCTGCGGAAGTTGAGGCAGTCGCAGCAGGCCGCCACGCTGCCGCCCGCCAag gAGGGTGCGGCTCTGAACGCAAGCGCGGGCACGGCGCTAGCTGGCAGCGGGTGCGTGGTGCCGCCCGGCGTCACCGTCACACCGGCCCCGCCACCCGCACACCAGCATCCGAAG CGCAACAACTCATCGAGCAGCGTGCTATCGAGCAACTCGTCGAGCCGCCGCTCCGCCAACCTGCCCGGCGGCGCCACCCTGACACCCGGGTATCGGTCACAG GGGTCGTCTAGCGGCGGTGCGAGCATCACGCCGTCTGTGACGATCACGCCGGCCCCTCCGCCCGCGTCCCAGCTGCCAGCACCCAAG GCCAGCTCCCGAAGCTCGGAGGACACCCAGACCCCGGCGCAGCGGCAGGCCGCCGCCAAGCTCGCTTTGCGCAAACAGCTCGAGAAAACTCTCCTACAg ATCCCGCCGCCCAAGCCGCCGCCGCCGGAGATGAACTTTATCCCGTCGCCGAGCAACACGGACTTCGTGTACCTCGTCGGCCTCGAGCACGTCGTCGACTACCTCACCAACGAGGATCG CATGCCGCGGTCGAGCGTGCCGGCGGTGTGTGCGCAGTGCGGCAGCGACTTCACGCCGGTGTGGCGCTGGGAGCGCGGCAGCGGGCGGCGCGCGGACGCCACGTTCGCGCTCGCGCCCGCCGCCCGACGACTCTGCGAGCTGTGCGTCTCCGGCAACGTCAAGCGTGCGCTCAAG GCTGAGCACACGGCGAGGCTGAAGACGGCGTTCGTGCGCGCGCTGCAGCAGGAGCAGGAGATAGAGCGCCGCCTCGCCGCGCCCGACTcgcccgcgcccgccccgccccccgcgcacGCGCCGCACGCGCACGCGCACACGCCGCACACTACGCACACCACACACGCGCCGCACGCGCACCGCAACACATCCAGCGCACAG ATACCATCGCGCAATACCCGCACGCCGGCGCCTGCACCCATAACGACTACCAAGCAGCCGGCACCTTCCGCCAG CCGTTCTTCGCTGAGCTCTGAGCCGCTGCGCGCGCATCACTCGGAGCGGCCGCGCGACTCGGGCGAGGCGCCCGCCAAGAAAGGTAAAG GATCGTCTTCAAGCACTACAAGTCAAGGCAGTAACAGCAAGCAGCATCAG CagctggcggcggcggcggcggctcaGATGGCGTTCGAGCAACAAAGCGCCGCGGCCATGCAGGCGCTGCAACACCAACTGCTAAGAG GCTTGAGCGGCgcgggcggcagcggcggcgtgTCGCCGGCTGCGGCGGCAGCGGCCATGATGCAGTTCTCGCCGCTCCTCTACACATACCAGCTCGCCATGGCTCAGGCCAGCGCGCTAG CCGGTAAGGGCAGCAGCGGTAGCGGCGGCGCGGCGATGGCGGCGGAGATGCAGCGGGTGGCGGAGGCCCAGCGACAGTACCTGCTCGACATGATACCCGGACAACACTCGCGCAACCCATGGACTAAGAACTAG
- the LOC121727652 gene encoding transcriptional repressor p66-alpha isoform X6, with protein MDVDDSAVDLSVRSLPPELSELRALTASGLTITPAQPPPPGSSGKRVLRPRTDQRTYAESPDIVLLPAAPPHRKPLVPVTAPFADVSSKLNSGSVNVSITASSTTVLPPESPRDPADEEESDDENEPPLPITGHRELSSAEIWERERRLRALREKLRAEETRFVLLRKLRQSQQAATLPPAKEGAALNASAGTALAGSGCVVPPGVTVTPAPPPAHQHPKRNNSSSSVLSSNSSSRRSANLPGGATLTPGYRSQGSSSGGASITPSVTITPAPPPASQLPAPKASSRSSEDTQTPAQRQAAAKLALRKQLEKTLLQIPPPKPPPPEMNFIPSPSNTDFVYLVGLEHVVDYLTNEDRMPRSSVPAVCAQCGSDFTPVWRWERGSGRRADATFALAPAARRLCELCVSGNVKRALKAEHTARLKTAFVRALQQEQEIERRLAAPDSPAPAPPPAHAPHAHAHTPHTTHTTHAPHAHRNTSSAQIPSRNTRTPAPAPITTTKQPAPSASRSSLSSEPLRAHHSERPRDSGEAPAKKGKGSSSSTTSQGSNSKQHQQLAAAAAAQMAFEQQSAAAMQALQHQLLRGLSGAGGSGGVSPAAAAAAMMQFSPLLYTYQLAMAQASALGKRSGKGSSGSGGAAMAAEMQRVAEAQRQYLLDMIPGQHSRNPWTKN; from the exons ATGGACGTAGACGACTCCGCTGTCGATCTCAGCGTCAG GTCTCTACCTCCTGAGTTGAGTGAACTACGAGCACTGACAGCGAGTGGACTTACTATCACCCCTGCTCAGCCCCCGCCTCCT GGCTCCAGTGGCAAGAGGGTGCTGCGACCTCGCACAGATCAACGCACGTATGCTGAGAGCCCAGACATAGTTCTGTTGCCTGCTGCCCCACCGCACCGAAAACCTTTGGTGCCTGTCACTGCACCATTTGCAG ATGTGAGCAGCAAACTAAACTCTGGATCAGTAAATGTGTCTATAACAGCGAGCTCGACTACGGTGCTGCCGCCTGAGTCACCGAGGGATCCAGCAGATGAAGAGGAATCTGATGATGAGAATGAACCTCCATTGCCTATTACAGGACACAGG GAGCTGTCGAGCGCTGAGATATGGGAGCGCGAGCGGCGGCTGCGCGCGCTGCGGGAGAAGCTGCGCGCGGAGGAGACGCGCTTCGTGCTGCTGCGGAAGTTGAGGCAGTCGCAGCAGGCCGCCACGCTGCCGCCCGCCAag gAGGGTGCGGCTCTGAACGCAAGCGCGGGCACGGCGCTAGCTGGCAGCGGGTGCGTGGTGCCGCCCGGCGTCACCGTCACACCGGCCCCGCCACCCGCACACCAGCATCCGAAG CGCAACAACTCATCGAGCAGCGTGCTATCGAGCAACTCGTCGAGCCGCCGCTCCGCCAACCTGCCCGGCGGCGCCACCCTGACACCCGGGTATCGGTCACAG GGGTCGTCTAGCGGCGGTGCGAGCATCACGCCGTCTGTGACGATCACGCCGGCCCCTCCGCCCGCGTCCCAGCTGCCAGCACCCAAG GCCAGCTCCCGAAGCTCGGAGGACACCCAGACCCCGGCGCAGCGGCAGGCCGCCGCCAAGCTCGCTTTGCGCAAACAGCTCGAGAAAACTCTCCTACAg ATCCCGCCGCCCAAGCCGCCGCCGCCGGAGATGAACTTTATCCCGTCGCCGAGCAACACGGACTTCGTGTACCTCGTCGGCCTCGAGCACGTCGTCGACTACCTCACCAACGAGGATCG CATGCCGCGGTCGAGCGTGCCGGCGGTGTGTGCGCAGTGCGGCAGCGACTTCACGCCGGTGTGGCGCTGGGAGCGCGGCAGCGGGCGGCGCGCGGACGCCACGTTCGCGCTCGCGCCCGCCGCCCGACGACTCTGCGAGCTGTGCGTCTCCGGCAACGTCAAGCGTGCGCTCAAG GCTGAGCACACGGCGAGGCTGAAGACGGCGTTCGTGCGCGCGCTGCAGCAGGAGCAGGAGATAGAGCGCCGCCTCGCCGCGCCCGACTcgcccgcgcccgccccgccccccgcgcacGCGCCGCACGCGCACGCGCACACGCCGCACACTACGCACACCACACACGCGCCGCACGCGCACCGCAACACATCCAGCGCACAG ATACCATCGCGCAATACCCGCACGCCGGCGCCTGCACCCATAACGACTACCAAGCAGCCGGCACCTTCCGCCAG CCGTTCTTCGCTGAGCTCTGAGCCGCTGCGCGCGCATCACTCGGAGCGGCCGCGCGACTCGGGCGAGGCGCCCGCCAAGAAAGGTAAAG GATCGTCTTCAAGCACTACAAGTCAAGGCAGTAACAGCAAGCAGCATCAG CagctggcggcggcggcggcggctcaGATGGCGTTCGAGCAACAAAGCGCCGCGGCCATGCAGGCGCTGCAACACCAACTGCTAAGAG GCTTGAGCGGCgcgggcggcagcggcggcgtgTCGCCGGCTGCGGCGGCAGCGGCCATGATGCAGTTCTCGCCGCTCCTCTACACATACCAGCTCGCCATGGCTCAGGCCAGCGCGCTAGGTAAGCGCT CCGGTAAGGGCAGCAGCGGTAGCGGCGGCGCGGCGATGGCGGCGGAGATGCAGCGGGTGGCGGAGGCCCAGCGACAGTACCTGCTCGACATGATACCCGGACAACACTCGCGCAACCCATGGACTAAGAACTAG
- the LOC121727652 gene encoding transcriptional repressor p66-alpha isoform X4 codes for MDVDDSAVDLSVRSLPPELSELRALTASGLTITPAQPPPPQIDRGSSGKRVLRPRTDQRTYAESPDIVLLPAAPPHRKPLVPVTAPFADVSSKLNSGSVNVSITASSTTVLPPESPRDPADEEESDDENEPPLPITGHRELSSAEIWERERRLRALREKLRAEETRFVLLRKLRQSQQAATLPPAKEGAALNASAGTALAGSGCVVPPGVTVTPAPPPAHQHPKRNNSSSSVLSSNSSSRRSANLPGGATLTPGYRSQGSSSGGASITPSVTITPAPPPASQLPAPKASSRSSEDTQTPAQRQAAAKLALRKQLEKTLLQIPPPKPPPPEMNFIPSPSNTDFVYLVGLEHVVDYLTNEDRMPRSSVPAVCAQCGSDFTPVWRWERGSGRRADATFALAPAARRLCELCVSGNVKRALKAEHTARLKTAFVRALQQEQEIERRLAAPDSPAPAPPPAHAPHAHAHTPHTTHTTHAPHAHRNTSSAQIPSRNTRTPAPAPITTTKQPAPSASRSSLSSEPLRAHHSERPRDSGEAPAKKGKGSSSSTTSQGSNSKQHQQLAAAAAAQMAFEQQSAAAMQALQHQLLRGLSGAGGSGGVSPAAAAAAMMQFSPLLYTYQLAMAQASALAGKGSSGSGGAAMAAEMQRVAEAQRQYLLDMIPGQHSRNPWTKN; via the exons ATGGACGTAGACGACTCCGCTGTCGATCTCAGCGTCAG GTCTCTACCTCCTGAGTTGAGTGAACTACGAGCACTGACAGCGAGTGGACTTACTATCACCCCTGCTCAGCCCCCGCCTCCT CAGATTGACAGA GGCTCCAGTGGCAAGAGGGTGCTGCGACCTCGCACAGATCAACGCACGTATGCTGAGAGCCCAGACATAGTTCTGTTGCCTGCTGCCCCACCGCACCGAAAACCTTTGGTGCCTGTCACTGCACCATTTGCAG ATGTGAGCAGCAAACTAAACTCTGGATCAGTAAATGTGTCTATAACAGCGAGCTCGACTACGGTGCTGCCGCCTGAGTCACCGAGGGATCCAGCAGATGAAGAGGAATCTGATGATGAGAATGAACCTCCATTGCCTATTACAGGACACAGG GAGCTGTCGAGCGCTGAGATATGGGAGCGCGAGCGGCGGCTGCGCGCGCTGCGGGAGAAGCTGCGCGCGGAGGAGACGCGCTTCGTGCTGCTGCGGAAGTTGAGGCAGTCGCAGCAGGCCGCCACGCTGCCGCCCGCCAag gAGGGTGCGGCTCTGAACGCAAGCGCGGGCACGGCGCTAGCTGGCAGCGGGTGCGTGGTGCCGCCCGGCGTCACCGTCACACCGGCCCCGCCACCCGCACACCAGCATCCGAAG CGCAACAACTCATCGAGCAGCGTGCTATCGAGCAACTCGTCGAGCCGCCGCTCCGCCAACCTGCCCGGCGGCGCCACCCTGACACCCGGGTATCGGTCACAG GGGTCGTCTAGCGGCGGTGCGAGCATCACGCCGTCTGTGACGATCACGCCGGCCCCTCCGCCCGCGTCCCAGCTGCCAGCACCCAAG GCCAGCTCCCGAAGCTCGGAGGACACCCAGACCCCGGCGCAGCGGCAGGCCGCCGCCAAGCTCGCTTTGCGCAAACAGCTCGAGAAAACTCTCCTACAg ATCCCGCCGCCCAAGCCGCCGCCGCCGGAGATGAACTTTATCCCGTCGCCGAGCAACACGGACTTCGTGTACCTCGTCGGCCTCGAGCACGTCGTCGACTACCTCACCAACGAGGATCG CATGCCGCGGTCGAGCGTGCCGGCGGTGTGTGCGCAGTGCGGCAGCGACTTCACGCCGGTGTGGCGCTGGGAGCGCGGCAGCGGGCGGCGCGCGGACGCCACGTTCGCGCTCGCGCCCGCCGCCCGACGACTCTGCGAGCTGTGCGTCTCCGGCAACGTCAAGCGTGCGCTCAAG GCTGAGCACACGGCGAGGCTGAAGACGGCGTTCGTGCGCGCGCTGCAGCAGGAGCAGGAGATAGAGCGCCGCCTCGCCGCGCCCGACTcgcccgcgcccgccccgccccccgcgcacGCGCCGCACGCGCACGCGCACACGCCGCACACTACGCACACCACACACGCGCCGCACGCGCACCGCAACACATCCAGCGCACAG ATACCATCGCGCAATACCCGCACGCCGGCGCCTGCACCCATAACGACTACCAAGCAGCCGGCACCTTCCGCCAG CCGTTCTTCGCTGAGCTCTGAGCCGCTGCGCGCGCATCACTCGGAGCGGCCGCGCGACTCGGGCGAGGCGCCCGCCAAGAAAGGTAAAG GATCGTCTTCAAGCACTACAAGTCAAGGCAGTAACAGCAAGCAGCATCAG CagctggcggcggcggcggcggctcaGATGGCGTTCGAGCAACAAAGCGCCGCGGCCATGCAGGCGCTGCAACACCAACTGCTAAGAG GCTTGAGCGGCgcgggcggcagcggcggcgtgTCGCCGGCTGCGGCGGCAGCGGCCATGATGCAGTTCTCGCCGCTCCTCTACACATACCAGCTCGCCATGGCTCAGGCCAGCGCGCTAG CCGGTAAGGGCAGCAGCGGTAGCGGCGGCGCGGCGATGGCGGCGGAGATGCAGCGGGTGGCGGAGGCCCAGCGACAGTACCTGCTCGACATGATACCCGGACAACACTCGCGCAACCCATGGACTAAGAACTAG
- the LOC121727652 gene encoding transcriptional repressor p66-alpha isoform X1, with protein MDVDDSAVDLSVRSLPPELSELRALTASGLTITPAQPPPPQIDRGSSGKRVLRPRTDQRTYAESPDIVLLPAAPPHRKPLVPVTAPFADVSSKLNSGSVNVSITASSTTVLPPESPRDPADEEESDDENEPPLPITGHRELSSAEIWERERRLRALREKLRAEETRFVLLRKLRQSQQAATLPPAKEGAALNASAGTALAGSGCVVPPGVTVTPAPPPAHQHPKRNNSSSSVLSSNSSSRRSANLPGGATLTPGYRSQGSSSGGASITPSVTITPAPPPASQLPAPKASSRSSEDTQTPAQRQAAAKLALRKQLEKTLLQIPPPKPPPPEMNFIPSPSNTDFVYLVGLEHVVDYLTNEDRMPRSSVPAVCAQCGSDFTPVWRWERGSGRRADATFALAPAARRLCELCVSGNVKRALKAEHTARLKTAFVRALQQEQEIERRLAAPDSPAPAPPPAHAPHAHAHTPHTTHTTHAPHAHRNTSSAQIPSRNTRTPAPAPITTTKQPAPSASRSSLSSEPLRAHHSERPRDSGEAPAKKGKGSSSSTTSQGSNSKQHQQLAAAAAAQMAFEQQSAAAMQALQHQLLRGLSGAGGSGGVSPAAAAAAMMQFSPLLYTYQLAMAQASALGKRSGKGSSGSGGAAMAAEMQRVAEAQRQYLLDMIPGQHSRNPWTKN; from the exons ATGGACGTAGACGACTCCGCTGTCGATCTCAGCGTCAG GTCTCTACCTCCTGAGTTGAGTGAACTACGAGCACTGACAGCGAGTGGACTTACTATCACCCCTGCTCAGCCCCCGCCTCCT CAGATTGACAGA GGCTCCAGTGGCAAGAGGGTGCTGCGACCTCGCACAGATCAACGCACGTATGCTGAGAGCCCAGACATAGTTCTGTTGCCTGCTGCCCCACCGCACCGAAAACCTTTGGTGCCTGTCACTGCACCATTTGCAG ATGTGAGCAGCAAACTAAACTCTGGATCAGTAAATGTGTCTATAACAGCGAGCTCGACTACGGTGCTGCCGCCTGAGTCACCGAGGGATCCAGCAGATGAAGAGGAATCTGATGATGAGAATGAACCTCCATTGCCTATTACAGGACACAGG GAGCTGTCGAGCGCTGAGATATGGGAGCGCGAGCGGCGGCTGCGCGCGCTGCGGGAGAAGCTGCGCGCGGAGGAGACGCGCTTCGTGCTGCTGCGGAAGTTGAGGCAGTCGCAGCAGGCCGCCACGCTGCCGCCCGCCAag gAGGGTGCGGCTCTGAACGCAAGCGCGGGCACGGCGCTAGCTGGCAGCGGGTGCGTGGTGCCGCCCGGCGTCACCGTCACACCGGCCCCGCCACCCGCACACCAGCATCCGAAG CGCAACAACTCATCGAGCAGCGTGCTATCGAGCAACTCGTCGAGCCGCCGCTCCGCCAACCTGCCCGGCGGCGCCACCCTGACACCCGGGTATCGGTCACAG GGGTCGTCTAGCGGCGGTGCGAGCATCACGCCGTCTGTGACGATCACGCCGGCCCCTCCGCCCGCGTCCCAGCTGCCAGCACCCAAG GCCAGCTCCCGAAGCTCGGAGGACACCCAGACCCCGGCGCAGCGGCAGGCCGCCGCCAAGCTCGCTTTGCGCAAACAGCTCGAGAAAACTCTCCTACAg ATCCCGCCGCCCAAGCCGCCGCCGCCGGAGATGAACTTTATCCCGTCGCCGAGCAACACGGACTTCGTGTACCTCGTCGGCCTCGAGCACGTCGTCGACTACCTCACCAACGAGGATCG CATGCCGCGGTCGAGCGTGCCGGCGGTGTGTGCGCAGTGCGGCAGCGACTTCACGCCGGTGTGGCGCTGGGAGCGCGGCAGCGGGCGGCGCGCGGACGCCACGTTCGCGCTCGCGCCCGCCGCCCGACGACTCTGCGAGCTGTGCGTCTCCGGCAACGTCAAGCGTGCGCTCAAG GCTGAGCACACGGCGAGGCTGAAGACGGCGTTCGTGCGCGCGCTGCAGCAGGAGCAGGAGATAGAGCGCCGCCTCGCCGCGCCCGACTcgcccgcgcccgccccgccccccgcgcacGCGCCGCACGCGCACGCGCACACGCCGCACACTACGCACACCACACACGCGCCGCACGCGCACCGCAACACATCCAGCGCACAG ATACCATCGCGCAATACCCGCACGCCGGCGCCTGCACCCATAACGACTACCAAGCAGCCGGCACCTTCCGCCAG CCGTTCTTCGCTGAGCTCTGAGCCGCTGCGCGCGCATCACTCGGAGCGGCCGCGCGACTCGGGCGAGGCGCCCGCCAAGAAAGGTAAAG GATCGTCTTCAAGCACTACAAGTCAAGGCAGTAACAGCAAGCAGCATCAG CagctggcggcggcggcggcggctcaGATGGCGTTCGAGCAACAAAGCGCCGCGGCCATGCAGGCGCTGCAACACCAACTGCTAAGAG GCTTGAGCGGCgcgggcggcagcggcggcgtgTCGCCGGCTGCGGCGGCAGCGGCCATGATGCAGTTCTCGCCGCTCCTCTACACATACCAGCTCGCCATGGCTCAGGCCAGCGCGCTAGGTAAGCGCT CCGGTAAGGGCAGCAGCGGTAGCGGCGGCGCGGCGATGGCGGCGGAGATGCAGCGGGTGGCGGAGGCCCAGCGACAGTACCTGCTCGACATGATACCCGGACAACACTCGCGCAACCCATGGACTAAGAACTAG
- the LOC121727652 gene encoding transcriptional repressor p66-alpha isoform X2 has product MDVDDSAVDLSVRSLPPELSELRALTASGLTITPAQPPPPQIDRGSSGKRVLRPRTDQRTYAESPDIVLLPAAPPHRKPLVPVTAPFADVSSKLNSGSVNVSITASSTTVLPPESPRDPADEEESDDENEPPLPITGHRELSSAEIWERERRLRALREKLRAEETRFVLLRKLRQSQQAATLPPAKEGAALNASAGTALAGSGCVVPPGVTVTPAPPPAHQHPKRNNSSSSVLSSNSSSRRSANLPGGATLTPGYRSQGSSSGGASITPSVTITPAPPPASQLPAPKASSRSSEDTQTPAQRQAAAKLALRKQLEKTLLQIPPPKPPPPEMNFIPSPSNTDFVYLVGLEHVVDYLTNEDRMPRSSVPAVCAQCGSDFTPVWRWERGSGRRADATFALAPAARRLCELCVSGNVKRALKAEHTARLKTAFVRALQQEQEIERRLAAPDSPAPAPPPAHAPHAHAHTPHTTHTTHAPHAHRNTSSAQIPSRNTRTPAPAPITTTKQPAPSASRSSLSSEPLRAHHSERPRDSGEAPAKKGKGSSSSTTSQGSNSKQHQLAAAAAAQMAFEQQSAAAMQALQHQLLRGLSGAGGSGGVSPAAAAAAMMQFSPLLYTYQLAMAQASALGKRSGKGSSGSGGAAMAAEMQRVAEAQRQYLLDMIPGQHSRNPWTKN; this is encoded by the exons ATGGACGTAGACGACTCCGCTGTCGATCTCAGCGTCAG GTCTCTACCTCCTGAGTTGAGTGAACTACGAGCACTGACAGCGAGTGGACTTACTATCACCCCTGCTCAGCCCCCGCCTCCT CAGATTGACAGA GGCTCCAGTGGCAAGAGGGTGCTGCGACCTCGCACAGATCAACGCACGTATGCTGAGAGCCCAGACATAGTTCTGTTGCCTGCTGCCCCACCGCACCGAAAACCTTTGGTGCCTGTCACTGCACCATTTGCAG ATGTGAGCAGCAAACTAAACTCTGGATCAGTAAATGTGTCTATAACAGCGAGCTCGACTACGGTGCTGCCGCCTGAGTCACCGAGGGATCCAGCAGATGAAGAGGAATCTGATGATGAGAATGAACCTCCATTGCCTATTACAGGACACAGG GAGCTGTCGAGCGCTGAGATATGGGAGCGCGAGCGGCGGCTGCGCGCGCTGCGGGAGAAGCTGCGCGCGGAGGAGACGCGCTTCGTGCTGCTGCGGAAGTTGAGGCAGTCGCAGCAGGCCGCCACGCTGCCGCCCGCCAag gAGGGTGCGGCTCTGAACGCAAGCGCGGGCACGGCGCTAGCTGGCAGCGGGTGCGTGGTGCCGCCCGGCGTCACCGTCACACCGGCCCCGCCACCCGCACACCAGCATCCGAAG CGCAACAACTCATCGAGCAGCGTGCTATCGAGCAACTCGTCGAGCCGCCGCTCCGCCAACCTGCCCGGCGGCGCCACCCTGACACCCGGGTATCGGTCACAG GGGTCGTCTAGCGGCGGTGCGAGCATCACGCCGTCTGTGACGATCACGCCGGCCCCTCCGCCCGCGTCCCAGCTGCCAGCACCCAAG GCCAGCTCCCGAAGCTCGGAGGACACCCAGACCCCGGCGCAGCGGCAGGCCGCCGCCAAGCTCGCTTTGCGCAAACAGCTCGAGAAAACTCTCCTACAg ATCCCGCCGCCCAAGCCGCCGCCGCCGGAGATGAACTTTATCCCGTCGCCGAGCAACACGGACTTCGTGTACCTCGTCGGCCTCGAGCACGTCGTCGACTACCTCACCAACGAGGATCG CATGCCGCGGTCGAGCGTGCCGGCGGTGTGTGCGCAGTGCGGCAGCGACTTCACGCCGGTGTGGCGCTGGGAGCGCGGCAGCGGGCGGCGCGCGGACGCCACGTTCGCGCTCGCGCCCGCCGCCCGACGACTCTGCGAGCTGTGCGTCTCCGGCAACGTCAAGCGTGCGCTCAAG GCTGAGCACACGGCGAGGCTGAAGACGGCGTTCGTGCGCGCGCTGCAGCAGGAGCAGGAGATAGAGCGCCGCCTCGCCGCGCCCGACTcgcccgcgcccgccccgccccccgcgcacGCGCCGCACGCGCACGCGCACACGCCGCACACTACGCACACCACACACGCGCCGCACGCGCACCGCAACACATCCAGCGCACAG ATACCATCGCGCAATACCCGCACGCCGGCGCCTGCACCCATAACGACTACCAAGCAGCCGGCACCTTCCGCCAG CCGTTCTTCGCTGAGCTCTGAGCCGCTGCGCGCGCATCACTCGGAGCGGCCGCGCGACTCGGGCGAGGCGCCCGCCAAGAAAGGTAAAG GATCGTCTTCAAGCACTACAAGTCAAGGCAGTAACAGCAAGCAGCATCAG ctggcggcggcggcggcggctcaGATGGCGTTCGAGCAACAAAGCGCCGCGGCCATGCAGGCGCTGCAACACCAACTGCTAAGAG GCTTGAGCGGCgcgggcggcagcggcggcgtgTCGCCGGCTGCGGCGGCAGCGGCCATGATGCAGTTCTCGCCGCTCCTCTACACATACCAGCTCGCCATGGCTCAGGCCAGCGCGCTAGGTAAGCGCT CCGGTAAGGGCAGCAGCGGTAGCGGCGGCGCGGCGATGGCGGCGGAGATGCAGCGGGTGGCGGAGGCCCAGCGACAGTACCTGCTCGACATGATACCCGGACAACACTCGCGCAACCCATGGACTAAGAACTAG